TTCATGTATTTAAGCTGCTTAAGATTTACAATCTAGAATTTTACTTTGTTTGGATTAATAATATCTCAAATGTGCTGCTTTGTGAAACATCTGAATTATGTAATGATGCACAAAAATAAGATGGATAAGTATCTAAGACtcaggaaggaggaaagacagGTTACTATACACCTCACTTGCAGGAGAGCATTGATAGAGTAGGTAACATCAGTTTAAGGGACTGTGACTctgatataataaaaatgattgaCTGCCATTGGGTTGATTGACATATTAGGTCAATTCATAATACCTCATAGTATAATATTCtgatttgaaaataataaaagtctGTCAGTGCTGTTCTCAATTAGATGAATCATGGAAAGCTTGAATCATAGCTTGGCTTTGcaggttttctttgtatttctaaattttttttttaattttattcgatatattttttatttacatttcaaatgatttccccttttctggttcccaactccccgaaagtcacataagcccccttccctccctctgttctcccacctatcccctcccacttccctgttctggttttgtcttatactgctacactgggtctttccagaactaggggtcactcctccattcttcttgtacctcatttgatgtgtggattatgttttgcatattccagttttccaagctaatatccacttattagtgagtgcataccatgattgatcttttgagactgggttacctcacttagtatgatgttctccagctccatccatttgcctaagaattgcatgaattcattgtttctaatggctgaatagcaatccattgtgtagatataccacattttttgcatccattcttctgttgagggatacctgggttctttccagtttctggcaattataaatagggctgctatgaacatagtggaacatgtatccttattacatgctggggaatcctctgggtatatgcccaggagtggtatagcaggatctttctgaagtgacatgctgagttttctgagggactgccagactgatttccagagtggttgtactaatttgcaaccccaccagcagtggaggagtgttcctctttctccacatcctcgccaacacctgctgtctcctgagtttttaatcttagccattctgactggtgtaaggtgaaatctcagggttgttttgatttgcatttccctgatgactagtgaagtcgagcattttttaagatgtttcttcgccatctgaagttcttcaggtgagaattctttgtttaactctgctccccatttttaatagggttattttggttttctggggtctaacttcttgagttctttgtatatattggattttagccctctatctgatgtagggttggtgaagatattttctcaatttgctggttgctgatttgtccttttgatggtgtcctttgctttacagaaactttgtaattttatgaggtcccatttgtcaattcttgatcttagagcataagctattggtgttctgttcaggaactttccccctgtaccgatgtcctcaagggtcttccccagtttcttttctattagcttcagagtgtctggctttatatggaggtccttgatccatttggagttgaacttagtacgaggagataatttctaaagtttttataatttatttttacttacaatTTTGTGAACTGGTTTTCTTCCGAGACTAAGATTGGCCTCAGATTCACATTCCTCTTCTTTAAGCGTCTGAGCACCAGGACCCATGTATATAAGAATCAtggccagtttttttttctttttctcttatagaAACACATGTAAATTTTCTAGTTTGGTTCCCAATAGGCAAGTGTTATGATATTTGCATCCTATCATTCCTGGCATATACATTTGTAATCTAGAAGACTATGTGAGATAAGCATGAAATTTAAATCATGTATTTACTGAAAAATCTTCACTTTTGAACACTGTCCCTGCAGTGTAAGAAAAAACTATGTTGtaagtataataaaataatacatagacATGGTCTAGTTGTTTTACTGATGTACTTCATGTCTTAAAAGCCTTTCATCATGGCATCTTTCTTTATACATGAACAAAGTTGTCtctatattgtatgtatatgaaagtGGCTATTTCACACTGttgttaaaatatgttttatactcTAAGGTATTATAGAAGATTGAATGAGTAAGAAAACTAACAAAGTGATCTGTaccaattaaaagaaaatgccaaataatACCTGAATAATAAAAAGGGTAAAAAAGTGCCATCTTATGTTTCTGAGATCTTCTCAAATGGGTATTGCATTTATATCACTCTTGCCCCTTCCTCCACAAATCAATCTTCTCTTATATCTTCACTCCCCCTCTTAAATCCACAAATTATTTGATTAGTACATATACATTTGCATCCATTCATAGTCTATTGATCCATTTAGCATCACTCATTCACACATGTATCCAGTGCCAAATATATGGGATTAGGTAATTTTTGTTGAGTATTGTCTTAAGGTGAAATATATTCTCCCATTCTTAGCAGCCATTGTATACCTAGAGCTCTCCCCCTGGAAAGTGCATTGTGGAATTTCCCTAGAGCTCTCGCCCTGGGAAGTGCATTATGGAATTTCCCTGTATATCAatgcttcctccttctcctcttcttcttcctcctcctcttctcctcctcctcctcctctgtggtagtttgaatattcTTGACCCAGGGAGTTGCACTATTAAGTCTTGTTGGAGTAAATGTGGCCTTGGGAGAGGAAGTGTGTCTTTGGGGccataggctttaagaccctcctcctagctgcctggaagtcaggcTTCAGCACCATctagatgaagatatagaactctgagCTCTTCCTGTACCATACCTGTCTGGATTCTGCCATATTCCCAGctttatgataatggactaaacatctgaatctgtaagccaatcccagttaaatgttgtccttataggagttgccttggtcatggcgtttgTCCACAGCaccaaaaccctaagacatcctccttcttcttttttataaaagAGATTAAAACAAAGAGAATAGGTATCAGAAATGTGCCCACTGCAAATTGTCACATCTGTAATGCAACTCCTGTGCCTATGTTCCAGAGTATGGGAATACTATAAGAATCATAAGACTAACGATGACTGCTTCAGTCCTGTGGGGCAGTGGAACATGCCATCAAACAGAAGTGGTAAGTTTGTAGCAAAAGTTCAGAACCCTGATaaaactcatagttaagaatgtgagaaGTTTGAACTAGCTCTGGACCAGATTCCTGTCCTGAAGCACATGACCATGTCACCCCCACTAGGAGGGCCATGATGATCAGTCACATAGAAACAATCTCCTGAAGTCCTTCCCCATGAAGATAGAGCATGCCTGACCAGCGCAATACCATTACTTGAACAATACCAGAAAAATGATACCACCAGATGGCATTCCCACATGATGAGAAAAACTCAAGAAAGTCATCTGTTCATTTATTCACAGATGTGCACAATCATGCATCCTGACCAAATGTACTTTGCTAAGAATGCCTTCCTTAATGACTTGTAAATATGATGCTAATCTGATAATGAGTTACCAGAAGTAACAGTGATTAAAATTTACagtactatatacatatattcatgtatacacacacatatatatacatgtatatatgtaggtaaaattttatctctctcttctcttctgtgtgCATTGTATACTTAAAATAGCTTCTCTAGGTTTAAAAgatatttgataaaaataaattgtatgaaAAACTGTTAtcaaaatgatattaaaaatattgaagcTTCATTGCTCAATTACATGATTTAGTTAACaagaaagttaataaaaatatttcggAAACAAAGCCATAAATTTCTTTCAACATTTCTATGCTTATAATAAGTATCTTACTCATGATGGTTAAGAAACTATGATTACTTAGACAATACTTGAACAAGATGAAGTTAATCAAAAAGCCCAAAAATATGGCCAGATAATCTTCACATCTCATCTCAAAATTGAGAAGTTATTGGTAGTGGATAGATGCTAAGGGTATTAGAATAATACCCATGAAAAGGTGACAACTTGTAGTTTTCCCTTGCACCAGTGAATAGTCACAAGCCCATGTGCACATGACCAGAACTAACTGGATGTATGAGTTtccaaaaaaaattgaaaatataggAAGACTTAAAGGGAGAAGTGGGAGAGATACAGTATTCCATTGTACATGAATGAAATtatcaagaataaagaaaatgctttaaatgaaataaaatatagttcGTATTTAAGAGTGATTTCTAAGTGTTTTGTATTTAACTAAATCCACCTTCTATGTAAATGTTAATGTTCCTTTTATTTCCACAGTTGAAGGGATGCAATGAGAGCAATGCCCATGTTGTATGAATACATGGATTGCACTGGGCCCAGAGCTTTTCTATCCAACTACCCCTCTGCCTGAGCATGGAAGGTTCTAGAcgccatacaatctaatcttctaCAAGCCTGGACCAAGGAGACTTTGGTTTCAGCTAACCTAGGCCTAAAATATTTCATCCTTTGAAGCTTACTACTGAATAGactcactctttctagctctttttgAACTCTAGCAGGATGGTTCAATTCACCGTTCTTGCTGCAACTTCTCTTCAAGTTGCCTGATTCTTATTGTTTAGAATCTCACTTGGCTTCTGGCTGAATTGCTATGCTTGGAAAGACTGGCTGTGCACTTCTGGAACAGAACTGCTCTGAACACATCTGCTCTGGTCTAAACTGAACTCTCCACAACTACACTCAACTGAACTACACCAAACTGAACTGGGTATAACTGAgctgaattgaattgaattgaactGAACTGAATTGAATTCTctctcccttactgctttttaagtagtctctctttcctgttcttttgaGAGTCAGACTTATTTTAATTTGGACTTATTCTATCAaacctttctctgattcatcactttgtctgctcctcaattagacattatttggaattaaaggtatactAAAGTTGTATCTGTATTCCAGGCAGAGGGACCAAAGGAGTGTACTAAGGTCATGTCTTATTCCAGTCAGagtaattaaaggtgtgtggcatgtctgtatacatatgcatacagcTGGatatgtgatcccttgccagagcagccatgttactgaattaaaattcttctacattTATGTAATCTCCAATTGCTAAATAATGCCATTTTCTTAAAATGGTGTCTTTAACGGACATTTTATTGTAATTAATTTAGAAAGCAGATGCTCTTTTATATGAGGTTAgtagttcttaatttttttaaatcaatgctTCTTTGGTCAAATATAATGTGcctaaatagaaaaataacaagTAGGCTCAAGTAAAGGATCATACTTGGAGcaaagagacataggtggggaaaaaaatccatcaaggAGCAACATGGAAGTCACAGGTTTTCCAGAAGTGAATCAACTGCCTGGAATTTGAAATCCTAATTTGAATTGTATTGGATTTTCTGGCATCTTTGTATTGTAAGTGTGATTTCATTACAACATTAGTATTAAAAAGATAACACCCAAATtacccattttaaaaatatcagtgacttgtttatttcttcattgtttataTATCCAATAATTGTTGAAGGCTGCTTTCACACTAAGGCAAGTCAAATTCTAGGACAGTAGCTAGAATTAGATATATGAGCATTACCAGTTAACAAGGCAGATGAGATCAGAAGATGAAAAGTATCTTTTCATCagttctactttatttttttattcaaaccaaATAATGAGATATATGTGTACTAgcaaaactgaagatttccagATATTATTCCACAGTTTATGAACATATATGGACTGGATTATTACAAAGATAGAAGAAGAATTGATTTCTAACTAGTGATCAGAGACATCAGAGGATCTGGAAGTACTTGAGAGGAAAACATAGTCAAAATAAATTGtatgacatttttaaataaaaagggaaaactaAGCAAACACAACAACAATGAAGAGTCACCTACAGAAAAGATCtagaatattatattttcttttcccaaatattctaaacaattAATCATTATTCACctgtatttgaaaatatttaaacatgttCCTCACCCTGAATTCTTATTAAAGTGTGAATTAAACTAATGGATTATAGTTTGGGCTTTAAATAAAAATCTGTGCTAATGTGACAGAATTTCTTTCAGAATTCTATAAAGTTAAAGTCATTCccacaaaacaagaaaattgaTATTGATGTTGCTCCTTTCTAAAGAAACTACATCCCAGATAAGATAGAATGTAcatacctttattttttaaagatgacaaATAGGCAGCATATTAGCTAGCAACTTCTGCTTTGACTTAAATTATAAGTAAAATTTTTAACACTTAGTATCAAGTTGTTACCACCTATAAATTATGACTGAATAAACAGATTTTaagcacaataataataataataacaataaaatgtaaaaggtCATGTAAAGTTCTATGCCAAACATTACCAAAtgtcaaaaagcaaaaagaatctGGGTTTTGCTGATTCAAGGAAAATTTGGGGGATAGATTCTTTATATGAAACTTAAGGTTAGTATAGGCAAGAACAGAAAAGTCAGTTATTTGTATCATAGTTCACTTTAATAGATTAATAACTGATTAATTAATAACtgattttaaaagtatgtgtgaGATCATTTCATCTAGTCCTAATGATCAACAGTGCGTGCTAAAGAGCCTGTCTGTAGCTGCGTTGCCTCTAATTTTGCTTTGCCAGTGTTTTGTCTGAACACAACATGCAAAGATTTATTATGGCATCACACCATCCAAACCAATAGCTTGCTGCCTTGATGATATGCTTACATTGCAGAAGAATTGATTTTGTGGGGACAGATCAAATGGAGTATTCCTTGTCGGATCTGCTTGGTCTTCACACTGTAGATGATTGGGTTGAGCACTGGTGGCACCATTAAGTAAATATGAGCCATGAAGATATGAACAAAGGGAGAGGAATGTTTGGCAAAACGGTGGACGATAGACAACCCGATCATGGGCACATATAGAATGAGCACCGCGCAGATGTGGGACGCACATGTGTTAAGTGCCTTAAGCCTACCCTCCCGGGACGCAATTCTTAACACTGAGTGAAGGATGAAGACGTAAGTTATTAAAATACCCAAAGAATCCATACCCCACAGCATAACAATCACAACCATTCCGTATATAACATTAAACCTGATGTCAGCGCAGGCAAGGCGGATTATATCCTGGTGCAAACAATACGAATGAGAAAGCACATGGGAGCCGCAGAAGGAAAAGAATGCTAGACGAACCAGGAGAGGAATGAGTGGAATAGCACTCCGAAGCAAGGCTGCGATTCCAATCTTGGCAATAAGTTTTGGCGTGAGAATGGTAGCATATCGCAGGGGGTGGCAGATAGCCACGTAACGGTCAAGGGCCATGGCCAAGAGCACAGATGATTCAGTGAAGGAAAAAGTATGAATCAGAAACATTTGGACCACGCAAATATTAAATTGGATTTCTCGGGAAATAGACCACAACACCCTGAAAAGCGATACCATAGCAGGCAGGGACATGGCCATGTCAGTGAGGGAAAGCATAGCCAGGAAGTAATACATGGGCTCGTGGAGTCTGGGGTCTGTCCGCACAATGTGCAGGATGGAACAGTTGCCTGTTACACCAATAATGTAGATTAGGCAGAACGGGATGGAAATCCAGTGGTGAAATTCCTCATAGCC
This portion of the Apodemus sylvaticus chromosome 1, mApoSyl1.1, whole genome shotgun sequence genome encodes:
- the LOC127680945 gene encoding olfactory receptor 51G2-like, with protein sequence MAPSNSSGIVSSTFFLTGIPGYEEFHHWISIPFCLIYIIGVTGNCSILHIVRTDPRLHEPMYYFLAMLSLTDMAMSLPAMVSLFRVLWSISREIQFNICVVQMFLIHTFSFTESSVLLAMALDRYVAICHPLRYATILTPKLIAKIGIAALLRSAIPLIPLLVRLAFFSFCGSHVLSHSYCLHQDIIRLACADIRFNVIYGMVVIVMLWGMDSLGILITYVFILHSVLRIASREGRLKALNTCASHICAVLILYVPMIGLSIVHRFAKHSSPFVHIFMAHIYLMVPPVLNPIIYSVKTKQIRQGILHLICPHKINSSAM